ccacgtcaggcaaaatgtcagaagggcttaagttttgccgaataaaaaaattgacatggactaaatggCTCCGCGTCCGGCTCCATTTTTGATTCAATATAAGGACACATTGGATCGCTGctatggtcgcttactggacacaaccatgattacccatttatagatcttagccatttagagccaaattatttgccagattttaattatcaaaaaattgattgccaattcgctttaattacataaaatcattgttgagccacaagattgtcaacataccatagtttgacttgtacttcgctgcgctggtttctaaagactgctgtacagtagcgtcttgagctcaaacaacgctaagagagaggtaacgaatggtccagaccaaccttacgaaagtatgacttatagaagatatacttagcataAGAACGTGTCGGAAAttgtgccataaggttaagagagaggttaaggaataggttaagaactacttagcgataagaacgttttggggaaccgggcccagttCTTTATATAGAAGAGAGAGCTGGTATACAGCCACCCATTCCCCAGGTGTGCCCAGTTACCTAAGTGCCCCTCAGTCCAATCCCTGCCCATGCACTGACAAAGAAAATCCCAAGGACAGCACGGGGGTCATAACACCTCCCTCCCTAGAAAGAGGTTTACAGTTTGGAAATCCTCcagcacacacataaacaaaccaaAAGACCTACTGTGATGAATCCATTTTTTTCCTTCATCTTGGGCCCTaggaaacaagaaaataaaacaagagcACCCCCTAAAAGACTAGACGTGGGACAATGCGTCCACTGATATGTCTTATGTCTTGTAGGTACTGTTGTAGAATCAAactccaattattattattattattattattattattattatttagctttgTTGCATTTTATTAATGAACACCAAATTGTTGTGATCTGTATTTATGACTACAGGGCTGGTGGACAATTACCCAGTGATATTACTGTGAGAGACATTGAAATATATACCATTacctaaatcaatcaatcaatcacctttatttatatagtgctttaaacaaaatacattgtgtcaaagcactgaacaacattcatttggaaaacagtgtgtcaataatacaaaatgatagttaaaggcagttcatcattgcattaagtgatgtcatctctgttcagttaaatagtgtctgtgcatttatttgcaatcaagccaataatatcgctgtagatgaagtgaagtAAAACCACATACCTTCTATGTAGATCTcagacaataattaaaaatattgtatcaatgcattctaagGCATCTTTAAAGAAGTAACATACTGGATGTTCTATACGTCCAAACTCACCTGCATTAACACAGCACCAGCCCCACTCTCACTGGCATCCACTGCAACACTAAAAGGATGCTTAAAATTTAGGGGCATAGCTCGTGCCAACAACATTTTTGCATTGTTAAATGCTTCCTGACACTTCTATACAGAttcagattcaactttattgtcattgcacatgtgggtacaaggcaacgaaatacaGGAGTACAGGGGAAAGagatacagcataacattaggaaagagaggagaaaaaacaacaacacccagactatgctcctttTGAGAGCACAgtgtgagaacaggaaaaacacctcagcacaaaagcacataatcaatacaccataaaCACATGACTTTGCAACTGGGGACAGAAATTGGGAGGTCGAGGTAATCCAGCCCGTCATCCAGTCCAACAGCCATTACAGCGCTGGTCACAGACCCGCTTGCCAGACTGGCAGAACAAAGCGGCGAAGGCGAGGGATGGGGGTGGGGGGCTGAATGCAGatctgtatatatgtgtatgtgtgtgtgtgtgtgtgtaagtgtatgtgtatgtgcataactctaccgacctcagtgtgtatcagtctctcctctcttccttctctgcaaaactcttcactgctaaaacatcctactagcacaacaaaattaacagctgttttGACACTCGGACACTCTGGATGCACTACAGTGTCCGGCTTTGCAGTTtccttcacaaataagacaagatccatcagtgaccaattctccacatcgcagactgaggacaactttaCAATgactttctcctccttctccccactctcagagatagacgtttccaaacttctactgtccaatcatcctactacttttCCACTTGAtctgatccccactcacctccttcaagcaatctcttcttcagtcataccttcacttactcacattatcaactcctctcttcactctggaacatttcccacAGCATTTAAGCAGACTCGGTTAAGCCCAaagctcaagaaaccatctctaaatccagtgcTTCTAGAAAACTACAAACTGGTATCCCTTCTTctattcattgcaaagacacttgagcgggctgtgttcaaccagctttctatgttccttgtacagaacaacctcctggacagcaaccaatctggcttcagaagtggccactcaactgagactgctctgctctcggttactgaagccctgcgactagcaagagcagcttcaaaaccctcggtactcatcttactggacctgtctgctgcttctgacactgttaatcaccagattctcctgtccaccctcagaaagatggggatctctggaactgctctcctgtgggttaagtcctacctctctgacagattcttcagtgtgtcttggaggggtgaagtttctaagtcacaacaccttgctactggggttcctcaaggctcagtacttggaccacttctcttctccatctacatgacgtcattaggaactgtcattcagaagcatggcttttcttatcactgctatgctgatgacacccaactctacttctcattccagtcagatgacccgacggtagctgctcgcatttcagcctgtctgagtgacatttctagctggatgaatgaccatcaccttcagcttaaccttaatAAGACACAACtgctggtgattccagctaacccattgcttcatcacaacttctctatacagctgggctcgtcaaccataactccttcgaggacagccagaaacctaggagttgtgatggatcatcaattaagcttcactgaccacattgctataACTACCCaatcctgcaggtttgccttatacaaaattaggaagattagacccttcctgtcagagcaagcaagaaagcaagaaaaaaattcataatatgtaaaataatgtttataaaccaattacAATTAATTAAGTTGCTGaaacaactataaacaaaacagtgtCATGTATGCATGAATAGTTAAACACAAAGGGCAGAAAGCCAGTCACACAGAataaattttttcatttaaaaatatgagatgcagtgggatggggatGGGATGGGCAATAACACTTACATCGTCATCGCATCTCGTGCGCCACTGTTAAAGGTCAAGTATATTTGGTAGTCCACGCActgtttacattatatacattttttgagaCCACGCAGATGGTGTGTGTACACGAGGTGAATGATGAGACAAGAAGTGGTACTGCATGTCGAGCTCGTCCACCTTCGAAAGTTGTGCGGACGCGGCTGTGCGCGAGACGGAATGGAACACGGAATGTGAAGTATACCTGGGGCTTATGAGGCAGCCTCCTAAATGCACAACTTAAATTCGAATGCTACGTTTTTGCATTTCaatgcagatttttattttaaattttacaaatattcaAAATTCTAATTTTCTTTTGACAGCCCTACTCTACAGTACTCTCCCATACCCCAAAATCTGTGATGTTCACGTCAGTTTTTAGGCACAGGAATTCTCAGATAGCTCAATCTTTGCTTCTACAGGCCTAACCTGCCACCACCCATCACCTACTTTGCCTTTTGGCTAAAACCTCTGTGTCCTGTAGACGTCCTTCTTCAACCTCCTCCAAGACtccaggttcagatttacatgaagTCCAATCAGACAAAGAAGAACCAGCAGTACTAGTAGCAGTGGAGATTACAccaacagacacagacacacattgaAACTTCTTCAGTGTGGATGCTAATCTCTCTGAGAAGGGTGGAAATAtcagaataatatattttaaggGTTCAGAGGTCCATGAGACTCATTGCGCCTccatttctgatttctgaagagcaGGGGATTGTaacaaaagtcatttttattACAGCTGTAGATCACTATATACAGTTCTGATCTGATATGTTTAATATAATGGACTCCAGTTGATTATTTGTGTAAATGAGGATCATCAATCTTCTTCTGGATCTGTTATATGTCTGTCTCTGAGTTTCTCTCAGATCTGAATGATGtgatgtgttgatgtgtgttgATGGAGACGATTGAAGTGAATGTGGTTTGATTTCAGTCTCAAGCTGAGCACACAGAGCGTCAGATTAAACAGCAGTTTGAGAAGCTTCATCAGTTTCTCAGAGATGAAGAAGAAGCTACAATCACTGcactgagagaggaagaggagcagaagaagcagatgatgaaggagaagctggaggagatgaacagacacatctcagctctttcacacacaatcaAAGACACGGAGGAGAAGATGAGAGCCAGTGACGTCTGCTTTCTGAAGGTCTGATTTCACAGCATACACTGATTGACTGATGTatggttgattgattgatgattGATTGAGTTGTTGATGATTgatggttgattgattgattgattgattgattgatgattgattgattgatcaatgttgtgtttgttctgcaggagtTTCCAGTCTCGATGGAAAGGTGAgtgatcttctctctctctgcttctgatcCAGAGTCACTTCAGTTCTGATCCTGAATGTTCTTCCAGAGTCCAGATCTCATCACAGCCGGATCCACAGACTCCTTCTGGAGCTTTGATTCATGTGCCACGTTACTTGGGGAACCTGTCCttcagagtctggaagaagatgCAGGACATCGTCCAGAACAGTGAGTCTGACTGCAGAAGATCTGagcttcatacacacacactggaaaTGATGCAATATTGACAGATTTCAGCATGATCTGTGAAGAACCTGATCATCTACTGCACCAAAATCAGCAGCTCACTTCTAGAAATAATCAATCCCACAATTCAGTGCGCTTCACTTTCATTTTCAGTCTCACGAAACACACAGAAGTGATTTCAGCAGTTTTTAACACTCTTTATTTGATCAGACGGAcagaaacatttctaaaaaaaaacaaatgataactactgtttatattttattaataattatttatttaattatttattaatgttttgaattaggTTTATATATACAGAGAATAAGAGAGCGAGAATAACAATATTCTCcaagaatcagctaaaaacacatctcttccatccaAAGGCGTCACGCAgcatccaaaagacaaaaaataaccaattgatattttctatatttatacaATCACACCGACGTGATTATAACGTTCAGCgtgtcattatcattatcattatctgcATCAATTAAAATCTGTGTTCATCCGCTGGCTGTACAATGAAACAATGAAAGTGTTATGATTAGTAGCCTCactaatgtttttattcacagtaactttcaatgttaaattcacattaaatataaactcGGTCACATTATACCTCACGCTCTGCTACACTTATACATCTGTTCACAATACTCTTGATTTTTATGAAGTTTCTTCGAGGATTGCCTGATGCACACAAGAATGTTTCAGCATAACTTTCTTCAATCTTGGGACTCTGTACGTCCGGTTTGATGATAATAATTCAAACTCATTACGCAGGACATGGTTATGAACAGAAACTATATTATTAGACAGTCTTAACAAATTCTTACAATAAGCTGAATCATAAAACTTCTCAAGGGTCTGACCGACAGTCCTTGAGCAAATTCATAATTGATTAAACAACTTTGTTTTTAGCACAACAGACAAACTCATATACCAAATGGAGTAAAACGTGTGTTTTGACCTGTTGTAGTTTTCCATTCTGAATTAAAACAGGCGTTGTATTAATATCAGATGTAGACCTAAAGATAATCTCTTCTGTTTTAGTCTCCTCTGTGCTATTATTGGACACAAGATTTGTCTGATAGTATTTTATCAGCACCATCTTTTCTTTGGTCTAAGCTCCTGATGCTTTAATATTCTCCTGCATCAAACTATTGGGGTAGTTAAATGGTTAAAAATGGGGGCTGCCAATaagatgtataaaaaaataagaaaaataagaaaacctTTAGTTGAGGGAAACCCTACTAGAAAGAGTCAATAACAAATATTAATGATCAAAAGGTTCAgtcaataatattaaatatgtaaatgtggcTTACCCGTGTCTGTCGTATGTGTCCTGAAGATGTTAATGAGCTTGACAATGTACTGATGATTGCATACTCACATTTACTTTTGATTTTTCAGTTATTCCAGCTTGAACTGCAACAACATTAGAGgaataatttacttaaaaatgtaatccCAAATTCTTTTAACTCACTTTTGATGAACACAAAACacattcttaaaaaagaaaaaaacacccataaaaaataatgtgtcaTATCTTCTATGATGTTATAAATACATAATGTGAATTTAAATCTCTTACTTTTGGTGTTTTCCAAACATTAACATCATCTCAGTCTTCTCAGTATCACTagtaaaagattattattataaaagtttaGGAGCGCACAGCACAAAAATatggttataaaataaaatggtacataaaatacatatgtaAATGAGACTAAACACTTACATCAGTGTTCTGTTCACTGCGAGTCAAGGGAAATGTTTTCTGAGAGAAAAGTTTCGGCCCGTTTAAACTCGCACGGCATGTATATATCACTATGAATTaaatttgttataaaatatattgcaaatGAGATAAAACCCTAACTTCCAGTGTTCCTGTTAAAAAGCAACCTCTTCATCAGATGTGATGTTATAAAATCTGacgaagtcgtggcctagtggttagagagtttgactcctaagcctagggttgtgggtttaaaTCTCGGGCCGGCAACACCACGACTGAGATGTccttggctgcccactgctccgggtgtgtgttcacagtgtgtgtgtgtgttcacagtgtgtgtgtgtgtgtgtgttcactgctgtgtgtgtgtgttcacagtgtgtgtgtgtgtgtgtgtgtgtgttcactgctctgtgtgtgtgcacttggatgggttaaacgcagagcaagaattctgagtatgggtcacaatacttggctgaatgtcacctcacttttaaaatgattactgTGTGAATAACATAATTGAATTGAACATTAAAACTACAATTACAAAATCTGGAGAAGAATGCAGTATAATAATGTAACCCACACTtgtaatttgtgttctgcattaatcccatccaagtgcacacacagttaaaaacatcttaatgtacAGCAGTGGTGCTATATATCACCTAAACCTCCCAAAGAACCACTGAAGAACCGCTCGAAACATTCCCAAACACATTGACTAGATCTTGATTCTCAGGTTATATAGATTATGTTGATCTTTAGTGTGCCATGATCCAAGTACACTctgagtaataaataataatcaggtCATGACGCCCCGCTCCCCTCCAACTCTAGCacactctattctaattctattctttataaAAACTTGTCCCTTTTAGACTGGCACTCCATTCATTTACTAActacttgttttaaaaaaaaaaaacactagcttCTCTGTTCATTTTATTCCTCTTCTATTctaactgttttcttttcatttattataaaatgaacaaaagcaaaaaaagacctctaacactagcttgctgtATTCTTGTTCTATTCTATCagttttctatttattatattatttaaaagcccatgctacgtgtactgtgttaatctaactgagacttgttatagctcttatatatcattgctctttgtgttgtttttgattgaCTCTATTCTCATCATTTGTGAGTCCCTTTGGCTTGATctttttattactgtaaaaatctattaatctattattacttataactaattatatttcattttctaaTCATtcaattgaatattttttttagattatcatctaatatttataatttattttaagaattactttaattactgaataattaaaactgaattattttaGTTGTAGTTTGTTAATACCAGCAagctttttattgttgttatttataacatttattataattattatttcaccACACTATTGAGGAATACTATCTagtgtttataaataataataatggtcccactttatattaagtggccttaactactatgtacttacattttaattaataatttagtacaatgtacttattgtgtacatacatgtttttacattgtacttatattttttttaaaaacgacatgtaattacatctgtatttaatttctgtaattatatttataattacactgttgacccatactttacaccttaacccacccttaaacttacccatacctccaaccctctccctaaccttacccctatcccacctcaatagcagcaaaagtgttttacaatacaatatgaacacaataagtacattgtacttattttttatgtaagtacatagtagttaaggccacctaatgtAAAGTGGGACCATAATAATAGTATTTAGTAAAAGCTTTGTGATTCAAACGAGAAACACTGAGGATACGAATAAAGATATAATCattatttctgtattattataATCTCATTTGAACATGAAATCATGTGTAAAGTTCtgttcaaatgtaatattttgtattaaaagcaTCTTCTGACTTTAACTGAATATAAATGAATCTGTTTTCAGTTTGTGTCCCTCACTGTTTCTGTCTGAACGTTCAGTGAATCAATCAGACACAGAATGACTGACAGTGATGAGAGTCTCATAATTCATAATCATCTGTGTTGTGTTCACTCTTGATCATGATCTGTTGATTGTGTCTCATCAGCTCCTGTGATTCTGGATCCAAACACGGCTCATCGAGATCTCATCGTGTCTGAGGATCTGACCAGTGTGAGAGACAGCTGGATCGATCAACCTGTTCCTGATAATCCAGAGAGATTTGACTCTCATCGCTGTGTTCTGGGTTCAGAGGGTTTTAACTCAGGAACACACTGCTGGGATGTGGAGGTTAAACAGAGTGAACGCTGGATTATAGGAGTAACTACAGCATCAAACCAGAGGAAGGGACGGGGTTTCTATAAGACTGGTGCCTGGAGTGTGTGGTATAGTGTATTAGGACTGTCTTCAGCTTCTGGTGTTCGTGTTAAACGTAAGCTTGATCGTGTGAGAGTGAATCTGGACtatgacagaggaacagtgtcatTCTCTGATCCTGTAACtaacacacatctacacacattcacaacctccttcactcacacactctttccTTTCTTCTGCTGTTatgattattcttcttctctgaGGATCTTATCGATCAGTAGTTGATGATAAAGGATTAGACTAAATCATCTTAATCATATCTGACCAATGAGAAACAGTGATGTGTCACAGATCCTGATTAAATGATCATATCATATTAATTGAAGTAAATGGTCTAGAAATACTTTATTCAGCTGTTTATGAATCTGATTCTCAGATCAAATGATCAAATCTGAGTCAGTTAcacaacaaatattaataatcactTGTATAAACTAACAATGTGTGATTTCATGATTTCAGTCTCATTTTCAGATTGAAACATTAAAAGTTTGTCATGATTGTTAGGTTTTAAACTGTGGGCAAATGTCTGGAAACCCtgattttttctttgtttctcaaaCTAAATATTCGTGTCACTTTTATTTCTAAAGAACTTTATataattcagtttaattcaaagcagctttatattaataaacaggaaaataacagcaTCAGTGTTGGAAACTGAATTAATTTGTTCCTAATGTCGGATATGAAGCAGATCTTCAGAAGAGAGTATATCGTGTCATTATTCAGATGATGGTTATGTTCTGTTTGGGTTTAGTTTTCCCCGTGTTTCTGTTTCCTGATTGAATTATTCATTAGTTTCTCTGGTTTGGATTGTTTCAGTTTTCTAGTGTTGAAGTCCTGTGTTTTGCCTTAGCTCCTCAGTTCTGCTCCTGATGTTAGCTGTGTTGGTTTTCTGTGAGGATGTTATTAAAGATGTGAGATGAAGTCAAACATTAACAGTGATGAAGCGGAtgtattcagtattcagtatcaGTGGCCACTATACGATGTATGATCCTCCACTTCTCTTTGGTATTGGGGTTTATATAAAAGTCTCCAGGAAGGAGTCACTTCTTTGGGAACAGAGAGATAAACCTCCATTTACTATCAACCCTTTCTCTTAACTGATTACAATAAGCATCTTTTACACAAAAGCTTTTTCCCGAGGGATTGGAAATC
The nucleotide sequence above comes from Carassius gibelio isolate Cgi1373 ecotype wild population from Czech Republic chromosome B3, carGib1.2-hapl.c, whole genome shotgun sequence. Encoded proteins:
- the LOC127952177 gene encoding E3 ubiquitin-protein ligase TRIM35; its protein translation is MASLSEDDFSCPVCQDIFKNPVVLSCSHSVCKECLQKFWRTKKTQECPVCRRRSSKVDPPCNLVLKNLCESFLKERNEVRSSRSEEICSLHSEKLKLFCLEDKQPVCVVCINSQKHDNHKFRPIDEVVSSYKEELNTALKSLKEKLQRNEKTKGEFEKTAEHIKSQAEHTERQIKQQFEKLHQFLRDEEEATITALREEEEQKKQMMKEKLEEMNRHISALSHTIKDTEEKMRASDVCFLKEFPVSMERVQISSQPDPQTPSGALIHVPRYLGNLSFRVWKKMQDIVQNTPVILDPNTAHRDLIVSEDLTSVRDSWIDQPVPDNPERFDSHRCVLGSEGFNSGTHCWDVEVKQSERWIIGVTTASNQRKGRGFYKTGAWSVWYSVLGLSSASGVRVKRKLDRVRVNLDYDRGTVSFSDPVTNTHLHTFTTSFTHTLFPFFCCYDYSSSLRILSISS